The DNA window CTCGCGCTCGCCGACGAACCGCCGGAGCGTGAGGTTCTGGCCGGGCGCGAACGCGAAGTCGGCCGTCAGCTCAGCTGGGACGTCGAAGCTCACCGCCACCGCGTCGTCGCAGAGCCGCTCGATCCCGGCGACCGTCAGCTCGTGGAAGGAGGACCGCATCAGATCTCCTTCACGCGTTCGAACGGCTCGCCACAGTCGCGGCAGCGGACAAGCGCTTTGCAGGCGGTGGAGCCGAACTCGGAGAGGATCTCGGTTCTCGTCGACGCGCAGCGCGGGCAGGCGACGTTCGACGCGGGCGCGGTCAGCGTCAGGGGGATCGGCCCGCGCGGCGCGGGACCGGGTGGGGCGATGCCGGCTTCTGCGAGTTTCGCCTTGCCCGCTGGGGAGATCCAGTCCGAGCTCCACGCCGGGTGCAGCGCGGTCCGTACCTCCACGTCGGCGTAGCCCGCCGAGGCAAGGGCGCGAACGAGATCGGCGCGCATGGTCTCCAGCGCGGGGCAGCCGAGGTAGGTCGGCGTGAGTGTCACGACGACGCCTTCGGCGGACTCGTCGACCGAGCGGAGCACACCGAGGTCGGCGAGCGTGAGCATCGGCAGCTCCGGGTCGACGACCGTCTCGGCCACCGTAAGGGCGCTCACCAGACCGCTCCCGGGTTCGCGCGGGCGACGCTCTGCAGGTCGGCGATCAGATAGCCCATCGCCTCGGTGTGCACGCCGTCGCGCCCGACCTTGCCCAACACGTCCGCCCGATCGGCAACGGTCGGCACCGCGAGCGTGGCGGCCGAAAGCACACGCCCGAGGACCTCGTCGAACTCCACCCGAAGGTCCGGCTCCGCACGATCGAAGAGCTCCCAGACGAACGGCCACACGGTGTCGAGGCCGGCCCGCATCCGCTCCCGCGAGTACGCCGTCCCATCGCCCAGCCGCACGCACCAGCGGGCGGCGTAGTCGCGGTGGTACGTGACCTCCTTGACGCCCTTCGCGGCGATCGCCGCCACCACCGGGTCGACGTACGACACCAGCCGCGTCAACACCGCCAGCCGCCAGGTCGAGAACACCAGCAACCGCGCAACCAACTCGGCGAA is part of the Tenggerimyces flavus genome and encodes:
- the paaD gene encoding 1,2-phenylacetyl-CoA epoxidase subunit PaaD, translated to MSALTVAETVVDPELPMLTLADLGVLRSVDESAEGVVVTLTPTYLGCPALETMRADLVRALASAGYADVEVRTALHPAWSSDWISPAGKAKLAEAGIAPPGPAPRGPIPLTLTAPASNVACPRCASTRTEILSEFGSTACKALVRCRDCGEPFERVKEI
- the paaC gene encoding 1,2-phenylacetyl-CoA epoxidase subunit PaaC, producing the protein MPFDNAYEALADAHDDARWAYGTGFADPLASVPADVPDGVSRPELARLCVALGDDALVMSHRLQQWCTNAPELEDEVALANIGLDLLGQARWLYTRAGAVDGTGRSEDDFAFLRSESEFLNVRLVELPNGDFAELVARLLVFSTWRLAVLTRLVSYVDPVVAAIAAKGVKEVTYHRDYAARWCVRLGDGTAYSRERMRAGLDTVWPFVWELFDRAEPDLRVEFDEVLGRVLSAATLAVPTVADRADVLGKVGRDGVHTEAMGYLIADLQSVARANPGAVW